In one window of Acidovorax sp. HDW3 DNA:
- a CDS encoding DUF6516 family protein, with amino-acid sequence MPETKLYDESHKISDKRGNGSLRREVWVDHLGKVVRYNLAYINHNLHAGDNGRVVGYDNAHGYHHRHYFGVVEPIVFVSFEDIEERFEQDWIALKGHQ; translated from the coding sequence ATGCCTGAGACAAAGCTCTACGACGAATCCCACAAGATTTCTGACAAACGTGGAAACGGGAGCCTGCGGCGAGAAGTCTGGGTTGACCATCTCGGCAAGGTAGTCCGCTACAACCTCGCCTACATCAATCACAACCTTCATGCCGGCGACAACGGGCGGGTGGTGGGCTACGACAACGCCCATGGCTACCACCACAGGCATTACTTTGGCGTTGTGGAACCCATCGTCTTCGTTAGCTTCGAGGACATTGAGGAGCGATTTGAACAAGATTGGA